Sequence from the Nocardia brasiliensis genome:
GACGTCATCGGGGTTGTCCTGCGGCAGGATTCGGCAGTTGACCGTGGCTTTCGCCTTCTGCGGCAACGCGTTCTCCGCCTCGCCCGCGTTCAGCATGGTGGCCACGCAGGTGGTGCGCAGCTGGGCGTTGTACTCGGGCAGGGCGGAAAGCCGTTCGATCGCTTCCGGACTCGCGTTGCCCGCGGCGACCGCGCGCATGTCGTCGGCCTCCGGCCCGCCGCGCGTGGCGGCCAGCGCGCCGAAGTTGTCCTTGGTCGCGTCGCTGAGCGAGGCCGGGAACCGATAGGCGGCAAGGCGATTCAGCGCCGTGCTGAGGGTGTAGATGGCGTTGTCCGGCGTCGGCACCGAACTGTGCCCGCCGTTCTCCTTGGCCTCGACCTGATAGGTCACATAGGTCTTCTCGGCCACCTGCACGCCCTGCAGGGCGGGTTTGCCGTCGACGAGCAGCGCGCGGCCGCCCTCGTTGATGCCGTACTCGGCGCTCATCAGGTCGGCCTTGTTCTCCATCAGCCACTTCGCGCCGTTGTCCTTGCCCGCCTCCTCGTCGGCGGTCAGCGCGAGCACGATGTCCCGGTTCGGCCTGAACCCCTCGCGCTTCAACTGCACCAGGCTCGAAACCAGCGCCGACACCATGGCTTTGTCGTCGATCGAGCCGCGGGCGGCGTAGAAGCCGTCCACCTCGGTGAGCTTGTACGGGTCGGTGGTCCAGCCGTCCTCGCGCTTGGCCTCGACCACGTCGAGATGACCCAGCAGCAGCAGCGGCTTGCGCTGGCCGGTCCCGGTGAACCGGAGCACCAGGTTGCCCTTGCGTGCCACCGGCTCGAAGATCTGGATGTCGGACTCGGCGAACCCGGCGTCGAGCAGCCGCTGGCGCACCGCGTTCGCGGCGACGGTTGTGCTGCCGGTCGAGTGCGAGGTATCGGTCTCCACCAGCTGTTTGTAGATCTCGTGGAAGAGCTTCGTATTGTCCTGTGCCGCCGCGCTCGACGAGGTGTTCGTGTCGTTCTTCGCGGCGGAATCGGAGTCCGAGCTGCAGGCGGTTGCGGTGAGCGCCGCGATAAGTCCCAGTGCGGCCACCGAAATCAACGGGTTACGGCGACTGAATACAGACACTCGCTGAAGCTAGCACGGCGCAAGGTAGTTCGCGTGGGAAACGATCGTCCGTCCCCTTCCTCGAGTGCTCGGCTCCCGTTGGTAAGTACCGTCCGTTCGACG
This genomic interval carries:
- a CDS encoding M20/M25/M40 family metallo-hydrolase; amino-acid sequence: MSVFSRRNPLISVAALGLIAALTATACSSDSDSAAKNDTNTSSSAAAQDNTKLFHEIYKQLVETDTSHSTGSTTVAANAVRQRLLDAGFAESDIQIFEPVARKGNLVLRFTGTGQRKPLLLLGHLDVVEAKREDGWTTDPYKLTEVDGFYAARGSIDDKAMVSALVSSLVQLKREGFRPNRDIVLALTADEEAGKDNGAKWLMENKADLMSAEYGINEGGRALLVDGKPALQGVQVAEKTYVTYQVEAKENGGHSSVPTPDNAIYTLSTALNRLAAYRFPASLSDATKDNFGALAATRGGPEADDMRAVAAGNASPEAIERLSALPEYNAQLRTTCVATMLNAGEAENALPQKAKATVNCRILPQDNPDDVDKQLRAAFADGGKLTITRDLDPAGGISPINGDVLNAITSLTKELFPTAAVSSLMSTGATDSKYARSKGIPMYGVSGLFMVAADAGRIHGVNERAPIAGLEASREFLYRLVKQLAQ